The following proteins are encoded in a genomic region of Nicotiana sylvestris chromosome 4, ASM39365v2, whole genome shotgun sequence:
- the LOC104228790 gene encoding protein DETOXIFICATION 16-like, whose protein sequence is MTLSSFEYWSFEMVVLLSGLLPNPKLETSVLSISLNTCWMVYMVSVGLGAAIREDLNLFFSTRVSNELGAGRPQGARLALYVIVVVAISVGLIIATTTILVRFVWGKLYSNEEEVIAYVAKILPLLALSDFLDGFQCGLLEDVDGKNSVHLSILGLNMLWDYLLLFSLHLSSKLEEWYIYITLQIGLWMGIICALLVQNVALIAINICTNWDKEASKAVNRVQLHQCGGQNVYLGNAYNEEAGESVEQQYKRNSSSNR, encoded by the exons atgacactgagcag CTTTGAATATTGGTCATTTGAGATGGTTGTTCTATTATCTGGCCTTCTCCCTAATCCTAAATTAGAGACATCAGTATTATCAATAAG TCTCAATACTTGTTGGATGGTATACATGGTTTCAGTAGGACTTGGTGCTGCTATAAG AGAAGATCTCAACTTGTTCTTCAGCACAAGAGTTTCAAATGAACTAGGGGCTGGTCGTCCACAAGGAGCACGATTAGCTTTATATGTTATTGTGGTAGTAGCCATCTCAGTAGGATTGATAATCGCGACCACCACTATTTTGGTTCGTTTCGTATGGGGGAAGCTATACAGCAATGAAGAAGAAGTAATCGCATATGTCGCCAAGATATTGCCTCTGCTTGCTTTATCTGATTTCTTGGACGGCTTCCAATGT GGGCTGCTCGAGGATGTGGATGGCAAAAACTCTGTGCATTTATCAATCTTGGGGCTTAATATGTTGTGGGATTACCTTCTTCTGTTCTCTTTGCATTTGTCTTCCAAACTGGAGGAATGGTATATCTATATTACTCTTCAAATA GGACTATGGATGGGAATCATTTGTGCACTGTTAGTGCAAAATGTGGCGCTTATAGCGATAAATATATGCACTAATTGGGATAAGGAG GCAAGCAAAGCTGTAAATAGAGTTCAG TTACACCAATGCGGGGGtcaaaatgtgtacctgggaaatgcttacaatgaagaagcaGGAGAGTCAGTAGAGCAGCAGTACAAACGAAATAGCAGCAGTAACAGATAG